In Novosphingobium sp. MMS21-SN21R, a single genomic region encodes these proteins:
- the recA gene encoding recombinase RecA, translating to MAAQLKLIEEGKTKDMDRQKALDAALAQIDRAFGKGSAMKLGSKETMQVEAISTGSLGLDIALGVGGLPRGRVIEIYGPESSGKTTLALHVIAEAQKGGGTAAFIDAEHALDPVYARKLGVNIDELIVSQPDTGEQALEIVDTLVRSNAIDVLVVDSVAALVPRAEIEGEMGDSHVGLQARLMSQSLRKLTGSISRSRCMVIFINQLRMKIGVMYGNPETTTGGNALKFYASVRLDIRRTGQIKDRDEIVGNATRVKVVKNKVAPPFKQVEFDIMYGEGISKIGEILDLGVKAGVVEKSGAWFSYDSIRIGQGRENSKNFLRENPEICNRIEAAIRGRTDQVAEGLMAGPDADDDT from the coding sequence ATGGCGGCTCAGCTCAAGCTCATCGAGGAAGGTAAGACCAAGGACATGGATCGTCAAAAGGCGCTGGACGCCGCCCTTGCGCAGATTGACCGCGCGTTTGGCAAGGGCTCGGCAATGAAGCTGGGTTCCAAGGAAACGATGCAGGTGGAGGCGATTTCCACAGGCTCGCTCGGCCTCGATATCGCATTGGGCGTTGGCGGTTTGCCGCGTGGCCGCGTGATCGAAATCTATGGCCCGGAAAGCTCGGGCAAGACTACGCTTGCCTTGCACGTGATTGCCGAGGCGCAGAAGGGTGGCGGCACCGCTGCTTTCATCGATGCCGAACACGCGCTCGATCCGGTCTATGCCCGCAAGCTCGGCGTCAATATCGATGAACTGATCGTGTCGCAGCCCGATACGGGTGAGCAGGCGCTGGAAATCGTCGACACGCTGGTCCGCTCGAACGCCATTGACGTGCTGGTGGTGGACTCGGTTGCCGCACTGGTGCCGCGCGCCGAAATCGAAGGCGAGATGGGCGACAGCCATGTCGGTCTGCAGGCTCGCCTGATGAGCCAGTCGCTGCGTAAGCTGACCGGTTCGATCAGTCGTTCGCGCTGCATGGTGATCTTCATCAACCAGCTGCGCATGAAGATCGGCGTGATGTACGGCAACCCCGAGACGACGACGGGCGGCAACGCGCTCAAGTTCTACGCATCGGTCCGCCTCGACATCCGCCGCACCGGGCAGATCAAGGACCGTGACGAGATCGTTGGCAACGCCACGCGCGTGAAGGTGGTCAAGAACAAGGTCGCGCCACCGTTCAAGCAGGTCGAATTCGACATCATGTATGGCGAGGGCATTTCCAAGATCGGCGAGATTCTCGACCTGGGTGTGAAGGCCGGCGTCGTCGAAAAGTCGGGCGCCTGGTTCAGCTATGACTCCATTCGCATCGGGCAGGGCCGAGAGAACTCGAAGAATTTCCTGCGCGAAAACCCCGAGATCTGCAACCGCATCGAAGCCGCAATTCGGGGTCGCACCGATCAGGTTGCTGAAGGACTGATGGCTGGCCCGGACGCGGACGACGACACATGA
- the rpsH gene encoding 30S ribosomal protein S8, with the protein MAMTDPLGDMLTRIRNGQQAKKDSVLSPASKLRAHVLEVLQREGYIRGFSEDATGAHPQLRIELKYFEGQPAIKHVARVSKPGRRVYSGSKELPVIRNGLGITIVSTPRGVLSDAEARAANVGGEVLAEVF; encoded by the coding sequence ATGGCAATGACCGATCCTTTGGGTGATATGCTCACCCGCATCCGCAACGGCCAGCAGGCGAAGAAGGATTCCGTCCTTTCGCCCGCTTCCAAGTTGCGTGCACACGTGCTCGAAGTCCTTCAGCGTGAAGGCTATATCCGCGGTTTCTCGGAGGACGCCACCGGCGCCCACCCGCAGCTGCGCATCGAGCTCAAGTATTTCGAAGGCCAGCCTGCGATCAAGCATGTTGCCCGTGTCTCCAAGCCTGGCCGCCGCGTCTACTCGGGTTCCAAGGAACTTCCGGTGATCCGCAACGGTCTTGGCATCACCATCGTCTCGACGCCACGTGGCGTGCTTTCGGATGCCGAAGCGCGCGCTGCCAACGTCGGCGGCGAAGTGCTTGCGGAGGTGTTCTGA
- the gdhA gene encoding NADP-specific glutamate dehydrogenase — translation MAVSDHVDLPTFMEGVKKRNPYQPEFVQAVQEVAEDIFEFIQDKEEYHAQQILRRIAEPDRVVSFRVCWEDDNGNVRVQRGWRVQNNNAIGPYKGGIRFHPSVTESVLKFLAFEQTFKNALTGLPMGGGKGGSNFNPKGKSVREIMRFCQSFMTELYRHIGADIDVPAGDIGVGGREIGYMFGQYKRITNNFTGVLTGKGLEWGGSLIRTEATGYGAVYFLANMLATKGEDLNGKTAVISGSGNVATHAAEKIVQLGGKVLTLSDSGGYIHDPDGIDQEKIDWVKTHKTHRRGRIEEYVEAYPRATFHAGKTPWGVPCDVALPCATQNELLGDDARTLIANGCKAVSEGANMPTDLEGVHVFKAAKILYAPGKASNAGGVAVSGLEMSQNSERRSWKEEELQQMLKDIMAGIHKSCLAYGDQGGGYIDYVKGANIAGFKKVADAMLAFGVV, via the coding sequence GTGGCCGTTTCCGATCATGTCGACCTGCCGACTTTCATGGAGGGCGTGAAGAAGCGCAATCCCTATCAGCCCGAATTCGTTCAGGCGGTGCAGGAGGTCGCCGAGGATATTTTCGAGTTTATCCAGGACAAGGAAGAGTATCACGCGCAGCAGATATTGCGGCGCATTGCCGAACCTGACCGCGTCGTATCTTTCCGCGTTTGCTGGGAGGATGACAACGGCAACGTGCGCGTCCAGCGCGGGTGGCGGGTGCAAAACAACAACGCGATCGGGCCATACAAGGGCGGCATCCGGTTCCACCCTTCGGTGACCGAATCGGTGCTGAAGTTCCTCGCATTCGAGCAGACCTTCAAGAACGCGCTGACCGGCCTGCCGATGGGCGGCGGCAAGGGTGGATCAAACTTCAATCCCAAGGGCAAGAGCGTGCGCGAAATCATGCGCTTCTGCCAGAGCTTCATGACCGAACTCTACCGGCATATCGGTGCCGACATCGACGTGCCGGCGGGCGACATCGGCGTCGGCGGTCGCGAGATCGGCTATATGTTCGGCCAGTACAAGCGCATCACCAACAACTTCACCGGCGTGCTCACGGGCAAGGGCCTCGAATGGGGTGGCTCGTTGATCCGCACCGAGGCGACGGGTTATGGTGCGGTCTATTTCCTCGCCAACATGCTTGCGACCAAGGGCGAGGACTTGAACGGCAAGACGGCGGTCATTTCCGGGTCGGGCAATGTAGCCACACACGCGGCGGAAAAGATCGTCCAGTTGGGCGGCAAGGTGCTGACGCTTTCGGATTCGGGCGGCTACATCCACGATCCTGACGGCATCGATCAGGAGAAGATCGACTGGGTGAAGACTCACAAGACCCACCGGCGCGGCCGGATCGAGGAATATGTCGAGGCTTATCCGCGCGCGACTTTTCACGCCGGGAAGACGCCGTGGGGCGTACCTTGCGATGTCGCGCTGCCATGCGCCACGCAGAACGAGTTGCTAGGCGATGACGCGCGAACGTTGATTGCCAACGGCTGCAAGGCCGTGTCCGAAGGCGCGAACATGCCGACTGATCTGGAAGGCGTGCACGTGTTCAAGGCGGCAAAGATCCTCTACGCACCGGGCAAGGCTTCGAACGCGGGCGGCGTGGCGGTTTCGGGACTGGAAATGAGCCAGAACTCCGAACGCCGTTCGTGGAAGGAAGAAGAACTGCAGCAGATGCTCAAGGACATCATGGCAGGCATCCACAAGTCCTGCCTTGCCTATGGCGATCAGGGCGGCGGCTATATCGACTATGTGAAGGGCGCGAATATCGCGGGCTTCAAAAAGGTTGCCGATGCCATGCTGGCGTTCGGCGTGGTCTGA
- the rplO gene encoding 50S ribosomal protein L15, with translation MKLNELSDNNGARKGRMRVGRGIGSGKGKTAGRGQKGAKARSGVSINGFEGGQMPLHMRIPKRGFNNIFAKDFAEVNLGMIQKMIDAGKFDLSAPIDHAALKAAGLARGGKDGVRLLGKGEFTAKVTFKVDGVSKGALEAVQKLGGSVELPEAKPSEHEKKTARREANKQAK, from the coding sequence ATGAAACTGAACGAACTCTCCGACAATAATGGCGCCCGCAAGGGCCGGATGCGCGTTGGCCGTGGTATCGGCTCGGGCAAGGGCAAGACCGCTGGCCGCGGCCAGAAGGGTGCCAAGGCGCGCTCGGGTGTGTCGATCAACGGCTTTGAAGGCGGCCAGATGCCGCTTCACATGCGTATCCCGAAGCGTGGCTTCAACAACATCTTCGCGAAGGACTTCGCGGAAGTGAACCTCGGCATGATCCAGAAGATGATCGATGCCGGCAAGTTCGACCTGTCGGCTCCGATCGATCACGCAGCGCTAAAGGCTGCCGGTCTGGCACGCGGCGGCAAGGACGGCGTGCGCCTCCTTGGCAAGGGTGAATTCACCGCCAAGGTCACGTTCAAGGTCGATGGCGTCAGCAAGGGTGCTCTGGAAGCCGTGCAGAAGCTCGGCGGTTCGGTCGAATTGCCCGAAGCCAAGCCCAGCGAGCATGAGAAGAAGACCGCTCGCCGCGAGGCCAACAAGCAGGCCAAGTGA
- a CDS encoding adenylate kinase, which yields MNIILLGPPGAGKGTQAQRLVERHGMKQLSTGDMLRAAVKAQTPVGLQAKAVMEAGQLVSDEIVSALIGDELDAMPAGQGAIFDGYPRTAPQAESLGAILTSRGRKLDHVIELDVNEDALVERITGRYTCAACGKGYHDVFEKPAVEGTCDKCGSHEFKRRPDDNEETVRTRMAEYRAKTAPILPIYDAQGIVARVDGMAEMDTVTAAIEAILAAR from the coding sequence GTGAACATCATCCTGTTGGGGCCTCCGGGCGCAGGCAAAGGGACGCAGGCACAACGCCTGGTCGAACGCCACGGCATGAAGCAGCTCTCCACCGGAGACATGCTGCGTGCCGCCGTGAAGGCGCAGACACCGGTCGGGCTGCAGGCCAAGGCTGTGATGGAAGCGGGGCAACTCGTCTCGGACGAGATCGTATCGGCGCTGATCGGCGATGAACTCGATGCGATGCCTGCCGGGCAGGGCGCAATCTTCGATGGCTATCCGCGCACCGCACCACAGGCTGAATCGCTGGGTGCGATCCTGACAAGCCGCGGCCGCAAACTCGACCATGTGATCGAGTTGGACGTGAATGAGGATGCGCTCGTCGAGCGCATCACCGGACGCTACACTTGCGCAGCATGCGGCAAGGGCTATCACGACGTGTTCGAGAAACCTGCGGTCGAGGGGACTTGCGACAAGTGCGGCAGCCACGAATTCAAGCGCCGTCCCGACGATAACGAGGAAACCGTGCGCACGCGCATGGCCGAGTATCGCGCCAAGACTGCGCCGATCCTGCCGATCTACGACGCACAGGGCATCGTTGCCCGCGTTGACGGCATGGCCGAGATGGACACCGTCACGGCAGCCATTGAGGCAATCCTCGCGGCGCGCTAA
- a CDS encoding SRPBCC family protein, translating into MRKVLIIMAAGLSGSAVPASAEVIQKSDSGFIVRVTGEVAVSPAEAWKAFTTPSLWWSGAHTFSGEAANLTLDPVANGCFCEKMPVPKGAPVTQKAGSVMHMRVIYAEPGRAIRLSGALGPLQSEAVNGTMTVTLKPVDGESGKGTRILWEYVVGGYMRYKTETISVTVDKVLGEQLGGLTKLLGPLGPRIEGPVVELAPAGESAADSATFAPDPANDEAAAGESVKAALDKMFKKKGEVPDGR; encoded by the coding sequence ATGCGCAAGGTTCTGATTATCATGGCGGCGGGGCTTTCGGGCTCCGCCGTTCCTGCGTCTGCCGAAGTGATCCAGAAGAGCGATTCCGGCTTCATCGTTCGAGTAACAGGCGAGGTTGCCGTTTCCCCCGCCGAGGCATGGAAAGCGTTCACCACGCCGTCACTTTGGTGGAGCGGCGCACACACCTTCTCGGGCGAGGCAGCGAATCTCACGCTCGATCCTGTGGCCAACGGATGCTTTTGCGAGAAGATGCCCGTTCCCAAGGGCGCGCCGGTAACGCAAAAGGCGGGTTCAGTCATGCACATGCGCGTGATCTATGCCGAACCCGGTCGTGCGATCCGGCTTTCCGGGGCGCTCGGACCGTTGCAGTCCGAGGCGGTCAACGGCACCATGACGGTGACTTTGAAGCCCGTGGACGGTGAAAGCGGCAAGGGCACACGGATCCTGTGGGAATATGTCGTCGGCGGCTACATGCGCTACAAGACCGAGACGATTTCGGTAACTGTGGACAAGGTGCTGGGTGAACAACTGGGCGGATTGACCAAGCTGCTGGGACCGCTCGGGCCAAGGATTGAAGGTCCGGTCGTTGAATTGGCTCCGGCAGGTGAAAGCGCCGCAGACAGTGCAACGTTCGCCCCGGACCCGGCGAACGACGAGGCTGCGGCAGGGGAATCGGTCAAGGCTGCGCTCGACAAGATGTTCAAGAAGAAGGGAGAAGTGCCTGACGGGCGCTGA
- a CDS encoding glutathione S-transferase produces the protein MSIIVHHLNNSRSQRVLWLCEELGLDYEIRHYQRDPMTNLAPPELKAVHPLGKSPLLEIDGRVIEESGAIVQILCERYGNGQWLPESGSDHAVRHLELMHFAEGSAMTPVLLQLYTSRLGEAAAPLQPRIAEQLAAHFAYMEQILRPSGHFVGDDWTGADVMMSFPAEVGVMQGAGAKFPKLAAFVASIHARPAWQRAREKGGAYFST, from the coding sequence ATGTCGATCATAGTGCATCACCTCAACAACAGCCGTTCGCAGCGCGTCTTGTGGTTATGCGAGGAACTGGGGTTGGATTACGAAATCCGGCATTACCAGCGCGACCCGATGACCAATCTCGCTCCGCCCGAACTCAAGGCTGTGCATCCGCTGGGCAAATCGCCGCTATTGGAGATCGATGGACGGGTGATCGAGGAATCGGGTGCGATCGTCCAGATACTGTGTGAGCGCTACGGCAACGGCCAGTGGTTGCCGGAAAGCGGATCGGACCACGCAGTCCGCCATCTCGAACTTATGCACTTTGCCGAGGGTTCGGCGATGACCCCAGTCCTGCTGCAACTTTACACGTCCAGACTTGGCGAAGCTGCTGCGCCGCTGCAGCCGCGCATTGCCGAACAACTCGCCGCGCATTTTGCCTATATGGAGCAGATCCTGCGCCCGTCGGGCCACTTTGTCGGTGACGACTGGACCGGAGCCGATGTCATGATGAGCTTTCCGGCTGAAGTAGGGGTGATGCAGGGCGCCGGGGCAAAGTTCCCCAAGCTGGCGGCCTTCGTCGCGTCGATCCACGCACGGCCCGCATGGCAGCGTGCGCGCGAAAAGGGCGGGGCCTACTTTTCCACGTGA
- a CDS encoding methyltransferase domain-containing protein produces the protein MTSSSDWQGTVGRNWAAEWQRTDTSFSELTLQLLAAIAREQGETIVDIGCGAGELSIAVAGMRTDSRVTGCDISSDLVSVATGRGTGLHNLSFTVADASVWQPDAAPDLYVSRHGVMFFADPPAVFRHLGAVAAPGARIVFSCFRAAALNEWAVSIAGLLPPPEPVAVPVFPQGPFAFADPDHVRSCMAGWHDVDFTPVNFAYVAGAGDDPVAEAMALFGRIGPSAFAMRSLPEAERMAFEKRLRELVEAHSDGARVTFRAAAWLITATSDHNHG, from the coding sequence ATGACAAGCTCATCTGACTGGCAGGGAACCGTTGGCCGTAACTGGGCAGCGGAATGGCAACGGACCGATACCAGTTTCAGCGAGCTGACACTGCAGTTGCTCGCTGCGATTGCGCGTGAGCAGGGTGAAACGATTGTCGATATCGGCTGCGGGGCGGGGGAACTTTCCATTGCTGTGGCTGGCATGCGCACTGACTCGCGGGTGACGGGATGCGATATCTCGTCTGATCTCGTTTCAGTAGCGACTGGGCGCGGCACCGGATTGCACAACCTGTCCTTCACCGTTGCCGATGCCTCAGTCTGGCAGCCGGATGCGGCACCAGATCTCTATGTGTCGCGTCATGGGGTAATGTTCTTTGCCGATCCGCCCGCGGTCTTTCGCCATCTGGGTGCCGTGGCCGCGCCCGGTGCGCGCATCGTGTTCAGCTGCTTTCGCGCGGCTGCCCTCAACGAATGGGCTGTCAGCATTGCAGGCCTGCTTCCACCTCCCGAGCCAGTTGCTGTTCCGGTGTTTCCCCAAGGGCCGTTCGCCTTTGCCGATCCCGATCATGTCCGCAGCTGCATGGCGGGATGGCATGATGTCGATTTTACCCCCGTCAATTTTGCTTATGTCGCGGGTGCCGGAGACGATCCGGTGGCCGAAGCAATGGCGTTGTTTGGCCGAATCGGACCTTCCGCCTTTGCCATGCGCTCCCTGCCTGAAGCCGAGCGCATGGCGTTCGAGAAACGCCTGCGTGAACTCGTCGAAGCCCATAGCGACGGGGCCCGGGTTACGTTCAGGGCTGCGGCGTGGCTAATAACCGCCACGTCCGATCACAATCATGGATGA
- the rplF gene encoding 50S ribosomal protein L6, whose translation MSRIGKKPVTIPSGVTASIADGVLSVKGPKGSLSLTLRDEISYTVDGDTILVKPANATKAARAFWGMQRTMVDNLVTGVTQGYTKVLEITGVGYRANSQGKNLKLQLGYSHDVDFAVPEGIEIKTPDNTTVEISGIDKQKVGQVAAEIRRWRKPEPYKGKGIKYRGEFIFRKEGKKK comes from the coding sequence ATGAGCCGCATCGGCAAGAAGCCGGTGACGATCCCTAGCGGCGTCACCGCGAGCATCGCAGACGGCGTGCTGTCCGTGAAGGGGCCGAAGGGCTCTCTCTCGCTCACCCTGCGCGACGAAATCAGCTACACCGTCGATGGCGATACCATTCTGGTGAAGCCTGCCAACGCGACCAAAGCCGCGCGTGCCTTCTGGGGCATGCAGCGCACGATGGTCGACAACCTCGTGACGGGTGTCACGCAGGGCTACACCAAGGTCCTCGAGATCACTGGTGTCGGCTACCGCGCGAACTCGCAGGGCAAGAACCTGAAGCTGCAGCTTGGCTACAGCCACGATGTCGATTTCGCGGTGCCTGAAGGCATCGAGATCAAGACCCCTGACAACACGACGGTGGAAATCTCGGGTATCGACAAGCAGAAGGTCGGCCAGGTCGCCGCCGAAATCCGCCGCTGGCGCAAACCCGAGCCTTACAAGGGCAAGGGCATCAAGTACCGTGGCGAGTTTATCTTCCGCAAGGAAGGGAAGAAGAAGTAA
- the rpmD gene encoding 50S ribosomal protein L30 translates to MATIKIKQIGSPIRRPEHQKKILIGLGLGKMNRVVELEDTAEVRGAIAKLPHMVAVVD, encoded by the coding sequence ATGGCTACGATCAAGATCAAGCAGATCGGTTCGCCGATCCGTCGCCCCGAACATCAGAAGAAGATTCTGATCGGTCTGGGCCTGGGCAAGATGAATCGCGTGGTCGAGTTGGAAGACACGGCTGAAGTGCGCGGTGCCATTGCCAAGCTTCCCCACATGGTGGCCGTGGTCGATTGA
- the rpsN gene encoding 30S ribosomal protein S14: MAKLSSINKNERRKKLVVKYAAKFAALKAVADDESLDETERLIARLKMAELPRNANPTRVRNRCATTGRPRGYYRKFGLCRIELRDKGNKGLIPGLTKSSW; encoded by the coding sequence ATGGCGAAACTGAGTTCCATCAATAAGAATGAGCGTCGCAAGAAGCTCGTCGTGAAGTACGCGGCGAAGTTTGCAGCGCTCAAGGCTGTCGCTGATGATGAGTCGCTCGACGAAACCGAGCGTCTGATTGCCCGCCTCAAGATGGCCGAGCTTCCCCGCAACGCAAACCCCACCCGGGTTCGCAACCGTTGCGCAACGACTGGTCGCCCGCGCGGCTACTATCGCAAGTTCGGCCTTTGCCGGATCGAGCTGCGGGACAAAGGCAACAAGGGCCTTATCCCCGGCCTGACCAAGTCGAGCTGGTAA
- the secY gene encoding preprotein translocase subunit SecY — protein MASRADNIASNLSLANFSKATELKKRIWFTVGALIVFRFLSFVPLPGVNPLIMETLYDQTRGGVLDIFNAFSGGSLERMSLIALGVMPYITASIVVQLAASLHPSLAAMKKEGESGRKKLNQYTRYGAVLLTAIQGWVLASGLEAYGASSGLQAVVNPGLLFRVGAVVSLIGGTMFLLWLGEQITSRGIGNGVSLIIMAGIVAQLPKFFGNLFEGGRTGSISPFLIVGIVTMLLGLVLAICFIERSSRRLLIQYPKRATQRGMMNADRSHLPLKLNTAGVIPPIFASSLLLLPLTITQFAGNSISPDTTMGQVIVSLNQYLGHGKPLYMLLYAAGIIFFSFFYTAVVFNPEETAENLKKNGGFIPGIRPGKNTANYLDYVLTRITVLGAAYITIVCVVPEFIMAETGMGAVFFGGTSLLIVVNVTVDTITQIQSHLLAHQYGDLIKKAKLKGRLR, from the coding sequence ATGGCATCACGCGCCGATAATATCGCCAGCAACCTCAGTCTGGCCAACTTCTCCAAAGCGACCGAGCTTAAAAAGCGGATCTGGTTCACGGTGGGCGCGCTCATCGTATTCCGGTTCCTCAGCTTCGTGCCGCTGCCGGGTGTCAACCCGCTGATCATGGAGACGCTGTACGACCAGACGCGCGGCGGTGTTCTCGATATCTTCAATGCGTTCTCGGGCGGTTCGCTCGAGCGCATGAGCCTCATCGCGCTGGGCGTCATGCCTTATATCACTGCGTCGATCGTGGTGCAGCTGGCTGCCTCGCTTCATCCGTCGCTTGCGGCGATGAAGAAGGAAGGCGAGAGCGGGCGCAAGAAGCTCAACCAGTACACGCGCTATGGCGCCGTGCTGCTCACCGCCATCCAGGGCTGGGTGCTCGCTTCCGGGCTTGAAGCATACGGCGCCTCGAGCGGGTTGCAGGCGGTGGTCAACCCCGGCCTGCTGTTCCGGGTCGGCGCGGTCGTTTCGCTGATCGGCGGCACGATGTTCCTGTTGTGGCTGGGTGAACAGATCACGTCGCGCGGGATCGGCAACGGTGTTTCGCTGATCATCATGGCCGGTATCGTTGCGCAGCTGCCGAAGTTCTTCGGTAATCTGTTCGAGGGTGGGCGCACCGGTTCGATCTCGCCGTTCCTGATCGTTGGTATCGTGACCATGTTGCTGGGCCTGGTCCTCGCAATTTGTTTCATCGAGCGGTCGAGCAGGCGCTTGCTCATTCAGTATCCAAAGCGGGCGACCCAGCGCGGCATGATGAATGCCGACCGCAGCCATTTGCCGCTCAAGCTCAACACTGCTGGCGTTATTCCGCCGATTTTTGCCAGTTCGCTGCTGCTTCTGCCGCTGACGATCACGCAGTTTGCCGGCAATTCAATCTCGCCCGACACGACGATGGGGCAGGTGATCGTTTCGCTGAACCAGTATCTTGGTCACGGCAAGCCGCTGTACATGCTGCTTTACGCCGCCGGGATCATCTTCTTCTCGTTCTTCTACACTGCCGTGGTGTTCAACCCGGAAGAGACGGCCGAGAACCTCAAGAAGAATGGCGGCTTCATCCCGGGCATCCGTCCGGGCAAGAACACTGCCAATTATCTCGACTATGTGCTGACGCGGATCACCGTGCTGGGCGCTGCCTACATCACCATCGTCTGTGTCGTGCCGGAATTCATCATGGCAGAGACCGGCATGGGTGCGGTGTTCTTCGGGGGCACCAGTCTGTTGATCGTGGTGAACGTGACAGTGGACACGATCACGCAGATTCAGTCGCACTTGCTGGCGCACCAGTATGGCGATCTCATCAAAAAGGCAAAGCTGAAGGGGCGGCTGCGCTGA
- the rpsE gene encoding 30S ribosomal protein S5: MADETNLEGEVAVVAEATGGEPQREGRGRGRGRGGNDRGGNNDRGGNRGRRDDRRGGRGGNDEDGGEELIEKLVHINRVSKTVKGGKRFGFAALVVVGDGKGRAGFGKGKAREVPEAITKATAAAKRAMVRVPLKEGRTLHHDGKGRFGAGKVNLRTAPAGTGIIAGGPMRAVFESLGVADVVTKSVGTSNPYNMIRATFDALVSQTSPKSVAQRRGKKVADLLGRGGATSVEAEAAADAITE; encoded by the coding sequence ATGGCTGACGAAACCAACCTGGAAGGCGAAGTCGCCGTCGTCGCAGAAGCGACCGGCGGCGAGCCGCAGCGTGAAGGTCGTGGCCGTGGCCGCGGCCGTGGCGGCAACGATCGCGGTGGCAACAATGATCGCGGTGGCAACCGCGGACGCCGTGACGATCGTCGCGGTGGCCGTGGCGGCAATGACGAGGACGGTGGTGAGGAGCTGATTGAAAAGCTCGTCCACATCAACCGCGTCTCCAAGACCGTCAAGGGCGGCAAGCGCTTCGGCTTTGCGGCACTGGTCGTAGTCGGCGACGGCAAGGGCCGTGCAGGCTTCGGCAAGGGCAAGGCTCGCGAAGTTCCTGAAGCGATCACCAAGGCTACTGCCGCTGCAAAGCGCGCGATGGTCCGCGTGCCGCTCAAGGAAGGCCGCACGCTTCACCACGACGGCAAGGGCCGTTTCGGTGCAGGCAAGGTCAATCTTCGTACGGCACCTGCCGGTACCGGCATCATCGCTGGTGGCCCGATGCGCGCCGTTTTCGAGAGTCTCGGCGTTGCCGACGTGGTGACCAAGTCGGTCGGCACCTCGAACCCTTACAACATGATCCGCGCAACTTTCGACGCGCTCGTCAGCCAGACTTCGCCGAAGTCGGTTGCCCAGCGTCGTGGCAAGAAGGTTGCCGATCTGCTCGGTCGCGGCGGCGCCACTTCGGTGGAAGCCGAAGCCGCTGCCGACGCCATCACGGAGTAA
- the rplR gene encoding 50S ribosomal protein L18, protein MAKLSLFARRRQRVRTALKARSGGRPRLSVHRSGRHIYAQIIDDAQGVTVAAASSLLKGEKSIGANVEAAAKVGTLIAEKAKAAGVTTVVFDRGGFLFHGRVKALADAAREGGLEF, encoded by the coding sequence ATGGCAAAGCTGTCTCTCTTCGCCCGCCGCCGCCAGCGTGTCCGCACTGCGCTCAAGGCACGCTCGGGCGGTCGTCCCCGTCTCTCGGTCCACCGTTCGGGCCGTCACATCTACGCGCAGATCATCGACGATGCCCAGGGCGTCACGGTCGCTGCCGCTTCTTCGCTTCTCAAGGGCGAGAAGTCGATTGGCGCGAACGTCGAAGCTGCAGCCAAGGTCGGCACGCTGATCGCCGAAAAGGCCAAGGCTGCCGGTGTTACCACCGTCGTGTTCGATCGCGGCGGCTTCCTGTTCCATGGCCGCGTCAAGGCGCTGGCTGATGCTGCCCGCGAAGGCGGCCTGGAGTTCTGA